The Acidobacteriota bacterium genome has a segment encoding these proteins:
- a CDS encoding glycosyltransferase family 4 protein — MSIVQPKVCRTLAGRLLYEHFYLSEEARLGGAEMLYCMSDVVSLRCQMPCVVAARDETIYNARPHGISLRGRLRLLALRRLGERSLREAAGLVCETKAFLAALADLGLPIPKQRAVVHHGIPQFACDSPNKSWKDSSYVLYVGGVYVHKNLYTLLEAYAFLIRRFRLPHDLVMVGKVFHRGYFRRLQRLVRSHGLSGRVHFAGKCLPSSVREWYRNAGLMVLPSLQESFGYPILEAMAQNLPMVLSDIPVFQEVAGDAALYVEPRDAEGMAKAIHRVLFDEPLRERLRQARQERIKDFSVDTEIARLLDAFTTWSRARDGR, encoded by the coding sequence GTGAGCATTGTTCAACCGAAGGTCTGCCGAACGCTTGCCGGTCGTCTGCTGTATGAGCATTTTTATCTGAGCGAAGAGGCGCGCCTAGGCGGCGCGGAAATGCTCTACTGTATGTCGGACGTCGTCTCTTTGCGCTGCCAGATGCCATGTGTGGTGGCGGCACGCGATGAGACGATTTACAATGCGAGGCCGCACGGGATATCCCTTCGGGGGCGGCTGCGCCTTCTTGCTTTGCGTCGTTTGGGCGAAAGATCGCTACGGGAAGCCGCAGGGCTGGTCTGCGAAACAAAAGCCTTTCTTGCTGCGCTTGCGGACTTGGGACTGCCCATTCCCAAGCAGCGGGCCGTGGTGCATCATGGGATCCCGCAGTTCGCCTGCGATTCCCCGAACAAGTCTTGGAAGGATTCGTCCTATGTGCTTTACGTGGGCGGCGTTTACGTGCACAAGAATCTGTATACCCTGCTTGAGGCCTATGCGTTCCTGATTCGCAGGTTTCGGCTTCCCCATGATTTGGTCATGGTGGGAAAGGTCTTTCACCGAGGGTACTTCCGACGCTTGCAGCGGCTTGTGCGTAGCCATGGCCTGAGCGGGCGTGTGCATTTTGCAGGAAAATGTCTGCCGTCTTCCGTGAGAGAATGGTACCGGAATGCCGGTCTGATGGTGCTTCCGTCTTTGCAGGAAAGCTTCGGCTATCCTATACTCGAAGCAATGGCGCAGAACCTCCCGATGGTGCTTTCGGACATTCCCGTATTTCAGGAAGTCGCTGGGGACGCCGCCCTGTACGTCGAGCCGCGGGACGCGGAGGGCATGGCGAAGGCCATCCATCGAGTGCTTTTCGACGAACCGCTGCGAGAGCGGTTGCGACAAGCGAGGCAGGAACGGATAAAGGATTTTTCCGTGGATACCGAAATTGCGCGGCTGCTGGATGCATTCACAACATGGAGCCGCGCGCGTGATGGCCGTTAA
- a CDS encoding NAD-dependent epimerase/dehydratase family protein: MAMIRNILVTGSSGTIGTRLCEKLLERNYTVRGVDWVPNKWSERINSLTTNVDLRSREQMEVLPTDADLVIHLAANARVYNLVLDPVLARDNFETLFNTLEFCRRNAIKRILFASSREVYGNSNQIVHFENEAYVRNCESPYTASKVGGEALVHAYHQCYDLDFVIVRFSNVYGMYDDTDRIIPLFIKKTTEGADIVVYGEEKLLDFTYIDDAVCGVLKCIENFDEVQNDVFNIASGQGLSLVEVARKIQGAMAGRTELSIGPSRIGEVEKFVADISKARRILGYSPETMIDKGIERSVRWYRENLYKNV; the protein is encoded by the coding sequence ATGGCTATGATTCGAAACATCCTCGTGACCGGAAGCAGCGGAACCATAGGCACCAGGCTATGCGAGAAGCTGCTGGAGCGAAATTATACGGTGAGGGGCGTGGATTGGGTGCCCAATAAATGGTCCGAGCGCATCAATTCGCTGACGACAAACGTCGATTTGCGCAGCCGGGAACAGATGGAGGTTTTGCCTACGGATGCCGACTTGGTTATTCACCTGGCGGCAAACGCCAGGGTGTACAACCTGGTCTTGGATCCGGTTTTGGCCAGAGATAATTTCGAGACGCTGTTCAATACCTTGGAGTTTTGCAGAAGGAACGCCATAAAAAGGATTCTCTTCGCTTCCAGCCGGGAGGTGTACGGCAATTCGAACCAAATTGTTCACTTCGAAAACGAAGCGTACGTCCGCAATTGCGAAAGCCCTTACACGGCGTCGAAGGTGGGGGGCGAGGCCTTGGTGCATGCCTATCACCAGTGCTACGACCTGGACTTCGTCATCGTGCGGTTCTCCAACGTGTACGGTATGTACGACGACACCGACAGGATTATTCCGCTCTTCATCAAGAAGACGACCGAAGGGGCGGATATCGTCGTTTACGGTGAAGAGAAACTGCTGGATTTCACCTACATCGACGACGCGGTTTGCGGCGTGCTCAAGTGCATTGAGAATTTCGACGAGGTGCAAAACGACGTGTTTAATATCGCGTCGGGCCAGGGGCTTTCCCTTGTTGAGGTGGCACGGAAGATCCAAGGCGCCATGGCGGGAAGAACCGAACTTTCCATCGGACCGAGTCGAATCGGCGAGGTGGAAAAATTCGTTGCGGATATTTCCAAGGCAAGGCGGATACTGGGATACAGCCCTGAAACCATGATTGACAAAGGCATCGAGAGATCGGTTCGGTGGTACCGGGAAAATTTATACAAGAATGTGTAG
- a CDS encoding glycosyltransferase family 2 protein, whose product MAARIPVSVIIMTYNEEKNLPHALRSVADWADEVFIVDSFSTDRTLEIARQHTDKDKIVQHPFEGFGRQLNWALDTMPIRNDWVYVLDADEQITPGLRDEIAAAVSDPSREEAAYWVTWKVMFMGKWIKYSSCYPTWFVRLIRKDKARREEHSVNPHMIVQGKIGYLRQPMIHENHKGISDWVAKHNVYATGEAEEYFKHNVGRYIPLRFWRGSQAERKRFIRYKIYPCLPARSFLYFLYLYVYRRGFLDGIAGFHFSVLKAFFFYLIELKIKEKSQEKQKASSS is encoded by the coding sequence ATGGCGGCGCGGATTCCTGTTTCCGTTATCATCATGACCTATAACGAGGAGAAGAATCTTCCCCATGCGCTGCGGAGCGTCGCCGATTGGGCCGACGAGGTTTTTATCGTCGATTCCTTCAGCACCGACCGCACCCTTGAAATCGCGCGCCAGCATACGGATAAAGATAAAATCGTTCAACATCCGTTCGAGGGATTCGGTCGCCAGCTCAACTGGGCTCTCGACACCATGCCCATTCGGAACGACTGGGTCTACGTTCTCGACGCGGACGAGCAGATTACGCCGGGGCTCCGCGACGAGATTGCGGCCGCCGTTTCCGACCCGTCGCGCGAGGAGGCCGCTTACTGGGTGACGTGGAAGGTCATGTTCATGGGGAAGTGGATCAAATACTCATCGTGCTATCCGACCTGGTTCGTCCGCCTCATACGAAAGGACAAGGCCCGCCGGGAGGAACACAGCGTCAATCCGCACATGATCGTGCAGGGAAAGATAGGCTACCTTCGCCAGCCGATGATCCATGAAAACCATAAGGGGATCTCGGACTGGGTGGCGAAGCACAATGTGTACGCGACGGGAGAAGCGGAAGAGTACTTTAAGCACAACGTCGGGCGGTACATTCCGCTTCGCTTTTGGCGCGGCTCCCAGGCCGAGCGCAAGCGCTTCATTCGCTACAAGATTTATCCCTGTCTTCCCGCGCGAAGCTTCTTGTATTTTCTGTACCTGTACGTCTATCGCAGGGGCTTCCTCGACGGCATCGCCGGCTTCCACTTCAGCGTGCTGAAAGCGTTCTTTTTCTACCTGATTGAGCTCAAAATCAAAGAGAAATCGCAGGAGAAGCAAAAAGCTTCTTCGTCCTGA